A genomic segment from Anticarsia gemmatalis isolate Benzon Research Colony breed Stoneville strain chromosome 12, ilAntGemm2 primary, whole genome shotgun sequence encodes:
- the LOC142976988 gene encoding bolA-like protein 3, producing MFRNLVRIFEPVRNHLSRAAVASSAGGSSPGSSAFERNSVTKEEQLSEALKRSLPGITYISVSDISGGCGAMFEVNVEAKEFIGLNRVKQHRLVTDSLKSEIAEMHGIRIHTTPSPENK from the exons atgtttcgtAACTTAGTGAGAATATTTGAGCCTGTGCGGAATCACCTG TCTCGCGCGGCTGTGGCTAGTAGTGCCGGTGGTTCGTCACCAGGCAGTTCGGCGTTCGAGCGGAACAGTGTGACGAAAGAGGAACAACTTTCGGAGGCTCTGAAGCGCTCGCTGCCAGGCATCACTTACATCAGCGTTTCAGACATCTCTGGAGGTTGTGGCGCTATGTTTGAG GTGAATGTAGAGGCCAAGGAGTTCATTGGTTTGAACCGTGTGAAGCAACATCGACTAGTGACTGACTCCTTGAAGAGTGAGATAGCAGAAATGCATGGCATCCGCATTCACACCACACCATCACCTGAGAACAAATAA
- the eIF3f1 gene encoding eukaryotic translation initiation factor 3 subunit f1, protein MALNLSVKIHPVVLFQIVDAYERRNADSHRVIGTLLGTSDKGVVEVTNCFCVPHKEHADQVEAELNYAMDVYELNRRVNASENIVGWWATGNEVTNHSSVIHEYYSRECREPVHVTLDTSLQGARMGLRAYVCVALGVPRGKLGCMFTPIDVSLTCYEPEIVGLNLCQKTMGGGGRSRQVQPMLDLAQVAEAASKLSSLLDQVLAYVEEVLAERTEPNNEAGRQLLELVNSVPNLSADTFADAFASSVKDLLMVVTLAQLIKTQLQLNEKLTLLTSQ, encoded by the exons ATGGCGCTTAACTTAAGTGTCAAGATTCACCCCGTGGTATTATTTCAAATTGTAGACGCTTACGAGCGCCGAAATGCTGATTCTCACAGAGTTATCGGTACCTTATTGG GCACCAGCGACAAGGGGGTGGTGGAAGTGACGAACTGCTTCTGCGTGCCGCACAAGGAACATGCCGACCAGGTGGAGGCCGAGCTCAACTACGCCATGGACGTGTATGAGCTGAACAGGCGCGTCAACGCCTCGGAAAACATTGTCG GCTGGTGGGCAACAGGCAACGAGGTGACGAACCACTCGTCGGTGATCCACGAGTACTACTCGCGCGAGTGCCGCGAGCCCGTGCACGTGACGCTGGACACGTCGCTGCAGGGCGCGCGCATGGGCCTGCGCGCCTACGTGTGCGTGGCGCTGGGCGTCCCGCGCGGGAAGCTCGGCTGTATGTTCACGCCCATCGATGTCTCACTCACCTGCTACGAGCCTGAG atTGTAGGTCTTAACCTCTGCCAGAAGACCATGGGTGGCGGTGGTCGCTCACGACAGGTGCAGCCGATGCTCGACCTAGCACAGGTGGCTGAAGCAGCATCCAAGCTGTCATCCCTGCTGGACCAGGTGCTGGCCTACGTGGAGGAGGTGCTGGCTGAGAGGACAGAGCCCAACAACGAGGCTGGACGACAACTGTTGGAGCTGGTCAACTCTGTGCCGAACTTGTCGGCTGATACATTTGCTGATGCCTTCGCTTCCAGTGTTAAGGACTTGCTTATG GTGGTGACGCTGGCGCAGCTGATCAAGACACAACTGCAGCTGAACGAGAAGCTCACGCTGCTCACGTCGCAGTGA
- the LOC142977173 gene encoding DNA repair protein XRCC1-like: MPRVKIDYVVSFSSEDPEHPASNLLALEVSKKKWLCKKGESQCSVLLQLNKAVKINSVQIGAYHAAFVEVLVSRSEKGNDQDQVLVPSCVLVSAAESRRDVPVERVRSFSAEQLAEARLQRWDRVRVVCTQPYNKHCKYGLSFIHINESGDGTDPPAPTATAPQSEVPLTAVPARTLALDTFSSDEDDFRPGELFAKHLQKNSDSQSSNSDTGAKIRQATSQALKNIPDTSTKLMKTPISKPTVKRDVPASDSKLDRTRDTLLYTDDDEKPHAKIDQVVQRHKDMRDKEDKNKVQGKHERKDQPKARKRVKSDTPPNESPPAKKVNSSGERSEQWTDDRKRARVSSAESDEAEDPNTILKDVVLVLSGYENPQRATVRNTALAMGARVERDWGPTCTHLICAFPNTPKLRAVRAAGGAAVPVVLAEWVLQCSARRRRLPWQWFATENKYRQPEPPASKTKRPAREKTPPRKQDSSTECDTDDEIEKVLQKQKAKQLATDAKRASPPRVPHTTVLEEGPATDEDEAADVEVPQFGGALPNFFDGYTFAIDADDEEVDTLARYVKAYGGLVMQLSELDEDSTVDYIIQARATDTSAGALPSARRVTAAWLARCHRAGELLPPD; encoded by the exons GAACATCCAGCCAGTAACCTGCTAGCACTGGAGGTGAGCAAGAAGAAGTGGCTGTGCAAGAAGGGAGAGTCTCAGTGCTCTGTCTTACTGCAGTTAAATAAAGCTGTGAAG ataaaTTCAGTGCAGATTGGAGCATACCATGCAGCATTCGTAGAAGTGCTGGTGTCTCGCTCAGAGAAAGGAAATGATCAAGACCAG GTGTTGGTTCCAAGCTGCGTGCTGGTGTCGGCGGCGGAGTCCCGGCGCGACGTGCCGGTGGAGCGCGTGCGCTCGTTCAGCGCGGAACAGCTCGCTGAAGCGCGCCTGCAGCGCTGGGACCGTGTACGGGTCGTCTGCACGCAGCCTTATAATAAACACTGCAAG TATGGATTATCATTCATCCACATCAACGAGTCAGGCGACGGCACAGACCCCCCCGCCCCGACAGCCACAGCTCCGCAGTCCGAAGTCCCCCTGACCGCGGTCCCGGCGCGCACGCTCGCACTCGACACGTTCTCTTCTGATGAGGACGACTTCCGCCCCGGGGAGCTGTTCGCTAAACATCTGCAGAAGAATTCTGACTCACAGAGCAGCAACTCTGATACTg GTGCAAAAATAAGGCAAGCAACATCACAAGCTTTGAAAAACATACCGGATACATCAACAAAGTTGATGAAAACTCCAATCAGTAAGCCAACTGTAAAGCGAGACGTCCCAGCATCAGACAGCAAGTTAGACAGAACTAGAGACACACTGTTATACACTGATGATGATGAGAAACCACACGCCAAGATAGACCAGGTGGTACAACGACATAAAGACATGCGAGACAAGGAGGACAAGAACAAAGTACAAGGAAAACATGAGAGAAAAGATCAGCCGAAAGCAAGGAAGCGAGTGAAGAGTGACACGCCACCGAACGAATCACCTCCGGCAAAGAAAGTGAATAGTTCTGGTGAGAGAAGTGAACAGTGGACTGATGATAGGAAAAGGGCGCGCGTCAGTAGCGCTGAAAGTGATGAAG CAGAAGACCCGAACACAATATTAAAGGACGTGGTGCTGGTGCTGAGCGGCTACGAGAACCCGCAGCGCGCCACCGTCCGCAACACCGCGCTCGCCATGGGGGCCCGCGTCGAGCGCGACTGGGGACCCACGTGTACACATCTTAT TTGCGCATTCCCCAACACGCCGAAGCTCCGCGCAGTccgcgcggcgggcggcgccgcggTGCCCGTGGTGCTGGCCGAGTGGGTGCTGCAGTGCAGCGCGCGGCGCCGCCGCCTGCCGTGGCAGTGGTTCGCCACCGAGAACAAGTACCGCCAGCCTGAACCTCCCGCGAGCAAGACAAAGCGACCCGCGAGAGAGAAAACACCTCCCAGAAAACAGGACTCTAGTACTG AATGTGACACAGACGATGAAATCGAGAAGGTACTACAAAAGCAAAAGGCGAAACAACTAGCAACTGATGCCAAACGCGCGAGTCCTCCGCGCGTCCCCCACACCACGGTGCTGGAGGAGGGTCCCGCCACGGACGAGGACGAGGCGGCCGACGTCGAAGTGCCGCAGTTCGGAGGAGCACTGCCTAACTTCTTCGATGGGTACACGTTCGCGATCGACGCGGATGATGAAGAGGTTGATACACTCGCTAGATACGTGAAGGCTTATGGAGGACTTGTAATGCAG TTGTCAGAGTTAGACGAGGACAGTACAGTAGACTACATCATACAGGCGCGCGCTACTGACACAAGCGCGGGTGCACTGCCCAGTGCCCGGCGCGTGACGGCGGCGTGGCTCGCTCGCTGCCACCGCGCCGGGGAACTACTGCCGCCTGACTGA